The Flexivirga oryzae genome has a segment encoding these proteins:
- a CDS encoding AAA family ATPase, which yields MKLHRLRLQAFGPFAGCEEIDFDDLAADGLHLIHGPTGAGKSSILDAICFALFSGVPGSRMQGRNSLHSDHAAPTTRPEVELEFTVGGRRLRVQRSPEHQVAKKRGTGTRSQRGAVHLEELRSGRWATVSTRADEVGQVIGELLGMGLAQFAQVMLLPQGEFTAFLRAKPDDRGKLLERLFDISDFAAVEQWLVDHRRTLETETTRADARRAALVARAREALSAIPTDDAHQSTPWPDLDDAGGVAALHALCEHLSERLTEALAEADGATATAERLRARLADERTLAGLQGQAHGAQQVLDRLAAQAATVTAAEQQLERARRADGCRAAIAAVQRRRVALRSAAAATRDARGALAASSRWPVPEAHGSGAISESALQPLHERALAGSTALAGQPELVRQSEATEAELRSAEREHERAHDSAVRCAAAVADVAAQVTALTTRLDDRRPRAATDRQWRALLTWVDAAGRAAGAAVTDLEHALQCEDERRVAQQEWAAAEQGVIRLRQARLTGIAAELAADLRHGAPCPVCGSVDHPHPAPTDPDHVDAEQVAAAEEVAAAALSRSERTASRWSAAGGRAERSCGLLRDALDPPDPDVEHPPSADAGLDAALAELRSIATAARPGVIGLGDTLATESRAVGGDDLLLLQTLRATLGAVRDTVAEGAASAAGAADEVRALEDRLEQLRADELTAEQTAAAAAETARSAQGRVAALENRLAAARERLDELIHEHDTVCGCSGETDPAAAHLRCVQQLTALTTAAQAERVAATEAASALDDVDEALREHRFEDLAAATASVLPEADQRRLRSVVDDARTEHAKATGVLEQPEVAAALAGGPADVAGVTAELSVAERSARHTQEAVGDVRRALQSIERIADDLQAHDEHSAPLHRQLAVATSLSAAVTGSGDNVMRMRLTAYVLAARLETVTALANERLQVMSGGRYQLEHTDEKAGRGTKSGLGLRVRDAWTGTARETSTLSGGESFIASLALALGLGDAVLQAAGGRSLETLLVDEGFGSLDEDSLDQVLDVLDALRAGGRSIGIVSHVPELRARIPAQIRVHKTVRGSTLQVVAAGAA from the coding sequence ATGAAACTGCATCGCCTGCGGTTGCAGGCGTTCGGGCCGTTCGCCGGCTGCGAGGAGATCGACTTCGACGACCTGGCCGCCGACGGACTGCACCTCATCCACGGCCCGACCGGCGCGGGCAAGTCCAGCATCCTCGACGCGATCTGCTTCGCTCTCTTCTCCGGAGTCCCCGGCAGCCGCATGCAGGGACGCAACAGCTTGCACAGCGACCACGCGGCACCGACCACCCGACCCGAGGTCGAGTTGGAGTTCACCGTCGGCGGCCGGCGGTTGCGGGTGCAACGCTCGCCGGAGCACCAGGTCGCGAAGAAGCGCGGCACCGGTACCCGGTCCCAGCGTGGTGCCGTGCACCTGGAAGAGCTGCGGTCCGGTCGGTGGGCGACGGTCAGCACCCGTGCCGACGAGGTCGGCCAGGTGATCGGCGAATTGCTCGGCATGGGCCTGGCGCAGTTCGCCCAGGTCATGCTGCTCCCCCAGGGCGAGTTCACCGCGTTCCTGCGCGCCAAACCCGACGACCGGGGCAAGTTGCTGGAGCGGCTGTTCGACATCAGCGACTTCGCAGCCGTCGAGCAGTGGCTGGTCGACCACCGCAGGACCCTCGAGACCGAGACCACTCGCGCCGACGCCCGGCGCGCCGCGCTGGTCGCGCGGGCGCGGGAGGCGCTGAGCGCCATACCCACCGACGATGCGCACCAGAGCACCCCGTGGCCCGATCTCGACGACGCCGGTGGCGTAGCCGCGCTGCACGCGCTGTGCGAGCACCTCTCGGAGCGACTCACGGAGGCGCTGGCCGAGGCGGACGGTGCGACCGCCACGGCCGAGCGGCTGCGTGCGCGGCTGGCCGACGAACGCACGCTCGCGGGTCTCCAGGGCCAGGCGCACGGCGCCCAGCAGGTCCTCGACAGACTCGCCGCGCAGGCAGCCACGGTCACCGCCGCCGAGCAGCAACTGGAGCGCGCACGCAGAGCCGACGGTTGTCGTGCGGCCATTGCTGCCGTGCAACGCCGGCGGGTGGCGCTCCGGTCTGCAGCAGCCGCGACTCGTGACGCACGCGGCGCCTTGGCCGCGTCGAGCCGCTGGCCGGTTCCCGAGGCGCACGGTTCGGGTGCGATCTCCGAGAGCGCGCTGCAGCCGCTGCACGAGCGGGCGCTCGCCGGCAGCACGGCACTGGCCGGGCAGCCGGAGTTGGTGCGGCAGTCCGAGGCGACGGAAGCGGAGTTGCGGTCAGCGGAGCGGGAGCACGAGCGCGCACACGACAGCGCGGTCCGATGCGCGGCCGCCGTCGCCGATGTCGCCGCACAGGTCACCGCCCTCACCACACGCCTCGACGACCGCCGCCCGCGTGCGGCCACCGATCGGCAGTGGCGGGCGTTGCTGACGTGGGTCGACGCCGCCGGTCGGGCGGCCGGTGCGGCGGTCACCGATCTCGAGCACGCGTTGCAGTGCGAGGACGAGCGCCGGGTCGCGCAGCAGGAGTGGGCGGCCGCGGAGCAGGGGGTGATCCGGTTGCGCCAGGCACGTCTGACGGGCATCGCCGCGGAGCTGGCGGCCGACCTGCGGCACGGTGCCCCCTGTCCGGTGTGCGGGTCCGTCGATCATCCGCACCCGGCACCGACCGACCCGGACCACGTCGACGCCGAACAGGTGGCCGCCGCCGAGGAGGTCGCGGCCGCCGCGCTGTCACGGTCCGAACGCACCGCATCCCGGTGGTCCGCGGCCGGCGGACGGGCCGAGCGCAGCTGCGGACTGCTCCGGGACGCCCTCGATCCGCCCGATCCGGACGTCGAGCACCCGCCGTCGGCCGACGCCGGCCTCGACGCCGCACTCGCCGAGCTGCGCTCGATCGCCACCGCGGCACGCCCGGGCGTCATCGGGCTGGGAGACACCCTCGCGACCGAGTCGCGAGCAGTCGGCGGGGACGACCTGCTCCTGCTGCAGACGCTGCGTGCGACGCTCGGCGCCGTGCGTGACACGGTCGCCGAGGGTGCCGCGTCGGCTGCCGGCGCCGCCGACGAGGTTCGAGCGCTCGAGGACCGGCTCGAGCAGCTGCGCGCCGACGAACTCACCGCCGAGCAGACAGCCGCAGCAGCAGCCGAGACCGCACGGAGCGCGCAGGGCCGCGTCGCGGCGCTGGAAAACCGGCTCGCCGCGGCCCGCGAGCGACTCGACGAGCTGATCCACGAGCACGACACGGTGTGCGGGTGCTCGGGCGAGACCGACCCTGCTGCGGCTCACCTCCGCTGCGTCCAGCAGCTGACTGCGCTGACGACCGCCGCCCAGGCCGAACGCGTCGCCGCCACGGAAGCCGCCAGCGCACTCGACGACGTCGACGAGGCGCTCCGTGAGCACCGGTTCGAGGACCTCGCGGCCGCCACGGCGTCCGTGCTCCCCGAGGCGGACCAGCGGCGGCTCCGTTCCGTGGTCGACGATGCGCGGACCGAGCACGCCAAGGCGACCGGCGTGCTGGAGCAGCCCGAGGTGGCGGCCGCACTCGCCGGCGGTCCCGCCGACGTCGCCGGTGTCACCGCGGAGCTGTCGGTGGCCGAGCGGTCGGCACGGCACACCCAGGAGGCCGTGGGTGACGTGCGCCGCGCGTTGCAGAGCATCGAGCGCATCGCCGACGACCTGCAGGCGCACGACGAACACAGCGCGCCGCTGCATCGGCAACTGGCCGTGGCGACATCGCTGTCGGCCGCGGTGACCGGCTCCGGGGACAACGTCATGCGGATGCGTCTCACGGCATACGTGCTGGCCGCCCGGCTGGAGACCGTCACCGCCCTCGCCAACGAGCGGTTGCAGGTGATGAGCGGCGGCCGCTACCAGTTGGAGCACACCGACGAGAAAGCCGGCCGCGGCACCAAGAGCGGTCTCGGCCTGCGGGTGCGCGATGCGTGGACCGGGACGGCGCGGGAGACCTCGACCCTCTCCGGCGGCGAGTCCTTCATCGCCTCGCTGGCTCTCGCCCTCGGGCTCGGCGACGCGGTCCTGCAGGCCGCCGGCGGCCGAAGTCTGGAGACGCTGCTGGTCGACGAGGGCTTCGGATCCCTCGACGAGGACAGCCTCGACCAGGTGCTAGACGTGCTCGACGCGCTGCGGGCCGGCGGCCGCAGCATCGGCATCGTCAGTCACGTGCCCGAGTTGCGTGCGCGCATCCCGGCACAGATCCGCGTGCACAAGACGGTCCGGGGGTCGACGCTGCAGGTGGTCGCCGCGGGCGCGGCTTGA
- a CDS encoding exonuclease SbcCD subunit D: MRFLHTSDWHLGRRFHGASLLTAQARYLDHLVQTVRAERVDAVLVAGDVYDRALPAPDSIELLDENLARLRDAGAAVVLSSGNHDSAIRLGFGSRVLEHGGVHIRTRVGSVGRPVLLGDVAIYPLPYLEPALTAPALDATEPTHAGVLRAAMRRVHADLIGRNVPGVVMAHAFVVGATSCESERDISVGGASAVPAATFSGLAYAALGHLHGAQQVGEVGRYSGSPVAMSFSEATQRKSSVLVDISDGEVTTQLVDAPVDRPLAILRGTLAELLSDPGLAHAEDSWCQVTLTDATRPLGAMEQLRRRFPHTAQLLFDQPVPRLQGARYTARVAGRGTLDLCCDFLAHTRDGAGPTDDERRLLRTAVEATRVAGDAHEGPARTRAVDGVA, translated from the coding sequence ATGCGCTTCCTGCACACCTCCGACTGGCACCTGGGTCGCCGCTTCCACGGCGCCTCGTTGCTGACTGCGCAGGCCCGCTACCTGGACCATCTGGTCCAGACCGTGCGCGCGGAGCGGGTCGACGCCGTGCTCGTCGCGGGCGACGTCTACGACCGGGCGCTGCCCGCGCCGGACAGCATCGAGTTGCTGGACGAGAACCTGGCCCGGCTGCGTGACGCGGGCGCCGCGGTCGTGCTCTCGTCGGGCAACCACGACTCGGCGATCCGGCTCGGCTTCGGCTCGCGCGTGCTCGAACACGGTGGCGTGCACATCCGCACCCGGGTCGGGTCCGTCGGACGGCCGGTGCTGCTCGGCGACGTCGCGATCTACCCGCTGCCCTACCTGGAGCCGGCCCTGACGGCGCCGGCACTGGACGCCACCGAGCCGACCCACGCCGGTGTCCTGCGGGCCGCGATGCGGCGGGTGCACGCGGACCTGATCGGCAGGAACGTTCCGGGCGTCGTCATGGCGCACGCGTTCGTCGTGGGCGCCACGTCGTGCGAGTCCGAGCGGGACATCAGTGTCGGCGGTGCCAGCGCGGTTCCCGCAGCGACCTTCTCGGGCCTGGCGTATGCCGCGCTCGGCCACCTGCACGGCGCCCAGCAGGTCGGCGAGGTCGGCCGTTACAGCGGCTCACCGGTGGCCATGTCGTTCTCGGAAGCGACGCAGCGCAAGAGTTCCGTGCTGGTCGACATCAGCGACGGCGAGGTCACGACGCAGCTCGTCGATGCGCCGGTGGACCGGCCTCTGGCGATCCTGCGTGGCACGCTCGCGGAGCTGCTGTCCGACCCCGGTCTGGCGCACGCCGAGGACTCCTGGTGCCAGGTGACGCTCACCGATGCCACGCGGCCGTTGGGGGCCATGGAGCAGTTGCGCCGACGGTTCCCGCACACCGCGCAACTGCTCTTCGACCAGCCGGTGCCGCGGCTGCAGGGCGCCCGGTACACCGCCCGTGTCGCCGGCCGGGGCACCCTCGACCTGTGCTGCGACTTCCTGGCGCACACGCGCGACGGCGCCGGGCCGACCGACGACGAGCGCCGGCTGCTGCGCACCGCCGTCGAGGCGACCCGGGTCGCCGGTGACGCACACGAGGGCCCCGCCCGCACCCGCGCCGTCGACGGTGTGGCATGA
- a CDS encoding response regulator — protein sequence MSPDTKPIRVVVVDDQTVIRESVAAMLDLYDDLEVVGTAADGAQAVSTAIAQRAEVVLMDLNMPVMDGADATSALSERAPEVNVLILTTYGDDASIMRALDAGARGYLTKDAGRAEIAAAIRTVAGGQAVLDPKVQEQLVRAAMQRSAAPAPAAPAAAPAGLTPRESEVLTLIASGLTNREIARRLVVSEGTVKTHINNLFAKAGVRDRAAAVTFAFQHGLGPTDGS from the coding sequence ATGTCACCTGATACCAAGCCGATTCGAGTGGTCGTCGTCGATGACCAGACCGTGATCCGGGAGTCGGTGGCCGCGATGCTGGACCTGTACGACGACCTCGAGGTCGTGGGCACGGCGGCCGACGGTGCGCAGGCGGTGTCGACCGCGATCGCGCAGCGCGCGGAGGTCGTCCTGATGGACCTGAACATGCCGGTCATGGACGGCGCCGACGCGACCAGTGCGCTCAGCGAGCGTGCGCCGGAGGTCAACGTGCTGATCCTGACGACATACGGCGACGACGCGTCGATCATGCGCGCGCTGGACGCCGGTGCGCGTGGGTACCTGACCAAGGACGCGGGGCGGGCCGAGATAGCGGCCGCGATCCGCACGGTTGCCGGCGGTCAGGCGGTGCTCGATCCGAAGGTGCAGGAGCAGCTGGTGCGGGCCGCGATGCAACGGTCCGCCGCTCCGGCACCGGCAGCACCGGCCGCTGCGCCCGCGGGCCTGACCCCGCGGGAGTCCGAGGTGCTCACCCTCATCGCATCGGGGCTGACCAACCGGGAGATCGCGCGCCGGCTGGTGGTGAGCGAAGGCACCGTCAAGACGCACATCAACAACCTCTTCGCGAAGGCGGGAGTCCGGGACCGGGCCGCGGCCGTGACCTTCGCCTTCCAGCACGGCCTCGGCCCCACCGACGGTTCGTGA
- a CDS encoding aminotransferase class I/II-fold pyridoxal phosphate-dependent enzyme, whose translation MRPIKQSKKLQHVRYDVRGPILVEAEKLEAQGHRILKLNIGNTAPFGFEAPDAVLRDMIHNLPQSQGYSDSRGIYSARTAVAHYYQSHGLTDTGVEDVFIGNGVSELISMVLQAFVDDGNEILIPAPDYPLWTGAVSLAGGTPVHYRCDESNGWNPDLADIESKITDHTHALVIINPNNPTGAVYSEETVRGLVDIARRHDLVLMVDEIYEKILFEDAVHHHAATFAGDDVLCLTFSGLSKAYRACGFRAGWLMISGPRHLAADYLEGLTLLANMRMCANVPGQHAIQTALGGYQSINELIGPGGRFYEQSMTAWRLLNEIPGVSCVKPRGALYCFPRLDPDVYPIDDDQQFVIELLRAEKILVTHGTGFNWFEPDHFRLVTLPDIEVLTEAIGRIASFLSAVRAGAPVASAPSA comes from the coding sequence GTGCGGCCTATCAAGCAGTCCAAGAAGCTCCAGCACGTCCGGTATGACGTTCGGGGACCGATCCTCGTCGAAGCGGAGAAGCTGGAGGCCCAGGGGCACCGGATCCTGAAACTCAACATCGGCAACACCGCGCCGTTCGGCTTCGAGGCCCCCGACGCCGTGCTGCGCGACATGATCCACAACCTGCCGCAGTCCCAGGGCTACAGCGACAGCCGCGGGATCTACTCCGCCCGCACGGCCGTGGCGCACTACTACCAGTCCCACGGGCTCACCGACACCGGCGTCGAGGACGTGTTCATCGGCAACGGGGTCTCCGAGCTGATCAGCATGGTGCTGCAGGCCTTCGTCGACGACGGCAACGAGATCCTCATCCCCGCACCGGACTACCCGCTGTGGACCGGCGCCGTGTCACTGGCCGGTGGCACCCCGGTGCACTACCGCTGCGACGAGAGCAACGGCTGGAACCCCGACCTCGCCGACATCGAGTCGAAGATCACCGACCACACCCATGCCCTGGTCATCATCAACCCGAACAACCCGACCGGCGCGGTCTACTCCGAGGAGACGGTCCGTGGCCTGGTCGACATCGCCCGACGGCACGACCTGGTGCTGATGGTCGACGAGATCTACGAGAAGATCCTCTTCGAGGACGCCGTGCACCACCACGCGGCGACCTTCGCCGGCGACGACGTGCTCTGCCTGACCTTCAGCGGCCTGTCGAAGGCCTACCGCGCCTGCGGCTTCCGTGCCGGCTGGTTGATGATCTCGGGTCCGCGGCATCTGGCCGCCGACTACCTGGAGGGCCTCACCCTGCTGGCCAATATGCGCATGTGCGCCAATGTGCCCGGGCAGCACGCGATCCAGACCGCCCTGGGCGGCTATCAGTCGATCAACGAACTCATCGGCCCCGGTGGCCGGTTCTACGAGCAGTCGATGACCGCGTGGCGGCTGCTCAACGAGATACCCGGGGTGAGCTGCGTCAAGCCGCGCGGAGCGCTCTACTGCTTCCCCCGGCTCGACCCGGACGTCTACCCCATCGACGACGATCAGCAGTTCGTCATCGAGTTGCTGCGCGCCGAGAAGATCCTGGTCACCCACGGCACCGGCTTCAACTGGTTCGAGCCGGACCACTTCCGCCTCGTCACGCTGCCCGACATCGAGGTGCTGACGGAGGCGATCGGCCGGATCGCCAGCTTCCTCAGTGCCGTTCGCGCGGGGGCACCGGTTGCCTCCGCACCCTCGGCATGA
- a CDS encoding histidine phosphatase family protein: MTMLHCPATVLLARHGEAAYEATTWSGEGGSLTRAGRGQAAALADRLHGARVAHVYCSTLARAVQTAEIAAAKLGVDVSTRVGLEEFSTGSFAGVERDTDPFAETFGRWLDGDLDVRVDGGETGAEVVARAGRVLDDIADAHPGETILVVSHGGILTLAVHNLLMFESGVRPRQFANCAYAETELRGDGWRLTGWSDPD; the protein is encoded by the coding sequence ATGACGATGCTGCACTGCCCCGCCACGGTGCTGCTCGCGCGGCACGGCGAGGCGGCATACGAAGCGACCACCTGGTCCGGTGAGGGCGGCTCGCTCACCCGGGCAGGCCGGGGCCAGGCCGCGGCACTCGCCGACCGGCTGCACGGCGCGCGGGTCGCACACGTCTACTGCAGCACCCTGGCCCGCGCCGTGCAGACCGCCGAGATCGCGGCCGCGAAGCTGGGCGTGGACGTGAGCACCCGGGTGGGGCTGGAGGAGTTCAGCACCGGATCGTTCGCGGGTGTCGAACGCGACACCGACCCGTTCGCCGAGACGTTCGGCCGGTGGCTCGACGGTGACCTGGACGTGCGGGTCGACGGTGGCGAGACAGGCGCCGAGGTCGTCGCCCGGGCAGGACGCGTGCTCGACGACATCGCCGATGCGCACCCCGGCGAAACGATCCTCGTCGTGTCGCACGGCGGCATCCTCACGCTCGCCGTACACAACCTGTTGATGTTCGAATCAGGCGTGCGGCCAAGGCAATTCGCCAACTGCGCGTATGCCGAGACCGAGCTGCGCGGCGACGGCTGGCGACTCACCGGCTGGTCCGACCCGGACTGA
- a CDS encoding histidine kinase gives MRSRLRRELEGSDDGTFSLAWLDLFDERAQPFVTTVLLALAFLILHPLAGHLWLSYVLLAVCGLLAYARLVPARILGLLPHFAISLAFAVCGGLVFGAHGWAISMAILACGHVGVVWPPRVALGLTCVTVAVSLVSNFLGADEPWPWWGVLLIGLSVLPGIATQNRRRSLALSRQLVEQTRRTAESDARASALAERGRIAREIHDVLAHSLSGVSLQLELAGAQLEAGQWEQGRATVQTARGLVVEGLGEARRAVRALREGTIDLPTTLQRMVQQGEELDLGGELGSAGSTTAQEVVRIVQEALTNARRHAHGAGVRVRVAGEGEHVVLDVVNGPGEEISAGAGSGMGLVGIRERVELLGGSCSIGPVNDGEYAGGWSVAARLPMHQGSPDVT, from the coding sequence TTCGACGAGCGTGCCCAACCGTTCGTCACGACCGTGTTGCTCGCGCTGGCGTTCCTGATCCTCCACCCGCTCGCGGGGCACCTCTGGCTCAGCTATGTCCTGCTCGCGGTCTGTGGTCTCCTCGCCTACGCACGGCTGGTGCCCGCGAGGATCCTCGGTCTGCTGCCCCACTTCGCGATCAGCCTCGCGTTCGCGGTCTGCGGTGGGCTGGTCTTCGGCGCGCACGGCTGGGCGATCTCGATGGCGATCCTCGCCTGCGGGCATGTTGGCGTGGTGTGGCCGCCGCGCGTCGCACTCGGCCTGACCTGTGTGACGGTGGCGGTCTCCCTGGTGAGCAACTTCCTCGGGGCCGACGAGCCCTGGCCGTGGTGGGGCGTGCTGCTCATCGGACTGTCGGTGCTCCCGGGCATCGCGACGCAGAACCGGCGCCGGAGTCTGGCGCTGAGCCGGCAACTGGTCGAACAGACGCGCCGTACCGCTGAATCCGATGCCAGGGCAAGCGCATTGGCCGAGCGCGGACGCATCGCCCGGGAGATCCACGACGTGCTGGCGCACTCGCTGTCCGGCGTGAGCCTCCAACTGGAGCTGGCCGGTGCGCAGTTGGAGGCCGGGCAGTGGGAGCAGGGCCGGGCAACGGTGCAGACCGCGCGCGGCCTCGTGGTGGAGGGCCTGGGCGAGGCCCGGCGCGCGGTGCGGGCGCTGCGGGAAGGCACCATCGACCTGCCCACCACGCTGCAGCGGATGGTGCAGCAGGGTGAGGAACTCGACCTCGGGGGAGAGCTCGGGTCTGCGGGGTCCACGACCGCACAGGAGGTGGTGCGCATCGTGCAGGAGGCGCTGACGAACGCGCGCCGGCACGCGCACGGAGCCGGCGTTCGTGTGCGGGTCGCCGGTGAAGGGGAGCACGTGGTGCTGGACGTGGTCAATGGTCCCGGCGAGGAGATCTCGGCGGGTGCGGGCAGCGGAATGGGCCTGGTCGGCATCCGCGAGCGGGTCGAACTGCTCGGCGGGAGCTGCTCCATCGGCCCGGTGAACGACGGGGAGTATGCCGGGGGCTGGTCGGTCGCGGCCAGGTTGCCGATGCACCAAGGGAGTCCGGATGTCACCTGA